A single region of the Pseudomonas granadensis genome encodes:
- a CDS encoding 3'-5' exonuclease has protein sequence MVPVRKPQHLAALREVLAPYQYLLCIDLEATCDEPPRPGEPPRQLMVKRDEMETIEIGLAVIQLSSLKVIDQFQSFVRPTLHPVLTDFCRGLTTIRQSDVDAAPGYAKVGQMLEVFLAAYPNSMWCSWGDYDFKQLQQDASRLHCRPMLDGMLHTNLKKWHWKIFDCRALGLQPAVAMSGLVWEGTYHRGIDDARNAANVATHMLGR, from the coding sequence ATGGTACCTGTTCGTAAGCCCCAGCACTTGGCAGCACTTCGGGAGGTACTAGCCCCCTACCAATATCTTCTGTGTATCGATCTTGAGGCGACGTGTGATGAGCCCCCCAGACCGGGCGAGCCTCCACGGCAACTGATGGTGAAACGCGATGAAATGGAAACCATTGAGATTGGCTTGGCTGTGATCCAGCTTTCGTCCCTCAAAGTGATTGATCAATTTCAGAGCTTTGTCCGACCCACTCTGCACCCGGTGCTTACCGACTTTTGTCGAGGGCTGACGACGATCAGGCAAAGCGACGTTGACGCAGCTCCCGGCTACGCCAAAGTTGGTCAAATGCTTGAAGTATTTCTAGCAGCCTACCCAAACTCGATGTGGTGTTCATGGGGGGATTATGACTTCAAGCAACTGCAGCAAGATGCCTCACGCCTACATTGCAGACCAATGCTCGATGGGATGCTTCACACCAACTTGAAGAAATGGCACTGGAAAATTTTCGACTGCCGTGCGTTAGGCCTTCAGCCTGCCGTGGCGATGTCAGGACTGGTGTGGGAAGGCACCTACCATCGTGGCATCGATGATGCCCGGAATGCGGCAAACGTGGCGACTCACATGCTTGGTCGGTAA
- a CDS encoding carboxylate/amino acid/amine transporter, which translates to MGYLLFVTLIQAFSFSLIGEYLAGHVDSYFAVLVRVVLAGLVFIPLTRWRSVEPGFMRGMLLIGALQFGVTYVCLYLSFRVLTVPEVLLFTILTPLHVTLIEDALNRRFNPWALVAALVAVGGAAVIRFDSISPDFFMGFLLLQLANFTYAAGQVLYKHLVAKHPSDLPHYRRFGYFYLGALAVVLPAFLLFGKSNFLPEAPLQWGVLLFLGLVSTALGLYWWNKGACMVNGGTLAVMNNLHVPVGLLLNLLIWNQDEELGRLFLGGSVILAAVWISRLGIRNFPASA; encoded by the coding sequence ATGGGCTATCTACTTTTTGTGACGCTGATCCAGGCGTTTTCCTTCAGTCTGATCGGCGAATACCTCGCCGGTCATGTCGACAGTTACTTCGCGGTTCTGGTGCGCGTGGTGCTGGCCGGGCTGGTGTTCATTCCGTTGACGCGCTGGCGTTCGGTCGAACCTGGGTTCATGCGCGGCATGCTGCTGATTGGCGCGCTGCAGTTCGGTGTGACTTACGTCTGCCTGTACCTGAGCTTTCGCGTATTGACGGTGCCGGAAGTCTTGCTGTTCACCATCCTGACGCCGTTGCATGTGACGTTGATCGAAGACGCGCTGAACCGCCGCTTCAATCCGTGGGCGCTGGTGGCGGCGCTGGTCGCTGTGGGCGGGGCGGCGGTGATTCGCTTCGACAGCATCAGCCCGGACTTCTTCATGGGCTTCCTGCTGCTGCAACTGGCCAACTTCACGTACGCGGCGGGGCAGGTGCTGTACAAGCATCTGGTGGCGAAACACCCGAGCGATCTGCCGCATTACCGGCGCTTCGGCTACTTCTACCTCGGCGCACTCGCCGTGGTATTGCCGGCGTTTCTGCTGTTCGGCAAGTCCAACTTCCTGCCGGAAGCACCGCTGCAGTGGGGCGTTTTGTTGTTTCTGGGGCTGGTGTCGACGGCGTTGGGTCTGTACTGGTGGAACAAGGGCGCGTGCATGGTCAACGGCGGCACGCTGGCGGTGATGAACAATCTGCATGTGCCGGTGGGGTTGTTGCTGAACCTGCTGATCTGGAATCAGGATGAGGAACTGGGGCGGTTGTTCCTTGGCGGGAGTGTGATCCTGGCCGCGGTTTGGATTAGCCGGTTGGGTATCCGCAATTTCCCGGCCAGCGCGTAA
- a CDS encoding nucleotidyl transferase AbiEii/AbiGii toxin family protein, protein MRPRLAFLKNMPAAVAEKDQHITDALHALSRIHMVHLATQVNRKKGDPKPATVNVATRMVFAGGTCLSKAYGLIERMSEDIDIKVELDNPPEGYAFPKDLGDRSRLKALHGAVEAALSELDFQWVVNRSNPIYRDTHRYYCLMVSYEAHFQDAVGTLRPQLKIELVCRPPMIPSQTQKLGYMLEKLDGCKDPFQFPMECITVAETLAEKILSLLRRCASSWAGYQPEEFDTALVRHVYDVWRIATAYPGAIEPAAKVFALSVGKDVTEFGRRHPEFGADPFGVLRHALEVAAIHDGLKANFGERLIPLLYAEETPDFDTCFAAFARVAHYLLDHCAASNDAIDAVSGAA, encoded by the coding sequence ATGCGTCCACGGCTGGCATTCTTAAAAAATATGCCAGCTGCTGTCGCAGAGAAAGACCAGCACATCACTGATGCGCTGCATGCACTTTCGCGAATCCACATGGTTCACCTCGCAACCCAGGTGAATCGGAAAAAGGGTGATCCCAAGCCTGCGACGGTCAATGTTGCAACGCGAATGGTTTTTGCTGGCGGCACCTGTCTATCGAAGGCATACGGCCTTATCGAGCGGATGTCGGAAGATATTGACATCAAGGTTGAGCTGGATAATCCGCCTGAAGGTTACGCTTTTCCAAAAGACCTGGGGGATCGTAGCCGGCTGAAAGCGCTGCACGGAGCGGTCGAGGCGGCCTTGTCCGAGCTTGATTTTCAATGGGTCGTGAATAGAAGTAATCCAATTTATAGGGATACCCATCGTTACTACTGTTTGATGGTGTCGTACGAAGCTCACTTTCAGGATGCGGTAGGAACTTTGCGTCCGCAGCTAAAGATTGAGCTCGTTTGTCGGCCTCCCATGATTCCGTCGCAAACACAAAAATTGGGTTACATGCTTGAAAAACTTGATGGGTGTAAAGACCCTTTCCAGTTCCCCATGGAGTGCATCACCGTAGCTGAGACCCTAGCGGAAAAGATACTCTCACTGCTGCGCCGCTGTGCCAGCAGTTGGGCTGGGTATCAGCCTGAAGAGTTCGATACTGCGCTGGTTCGCCATGTATACGATGTGTGGCGTATCGCGACGGCGTACCCCGGGGCGATAGAGCCTGCTGCAAAAGTATTCGCCTTGTCGGTAGGTAAGGACGTCACCGAGTTTGGCAGACGGCACCCAGAGTTCGGAGCAGATCCGTTCGGGGTCTTGCGGCATGCCCTTGAGGTCGCCGCGATACATGATGGGTTGAAAGCCAATTTCGGAGAAAGGCTCATACCTCTGCTTTACGCTGAAGAAACACCTGATTTCGACACCTGCTTTGCAGCGTTTGCAAGGGTCGCGCATTATTTGCTGGATCATTGTGCAGCCAGCAATGACGCCATTGATGCAGTCAGTGGTGCTGCTTGA
- a CDS encoding 3-phosphoglycerate kinase, which translates to MKKFCCVVLALLPLTAFAYPIDVQKDLNGMKIDYETFDTDNDIGSIRVANYGDVDATCRAVFSNGPEAPRTRSIDVPAGKHKNATAKFTREIIKLRIKLTCTPK; encoded by the coding sequence ATGAAAAAATTCTGTTGTGTGGTGCTGGCGTTGCTACCGTTGACGGCTTTTGCTTATCCGATCGATGTGCAGAAAGACCTCAACGGCATGAAGATCGACTACGAGACCTTCGACACCGATAACGACATCGGCTCGATTCGGGTGGCCAACTACGGTGACGTCGATGCGACGTGTCGCGCGGTATTCAGCAACGGTCCGGAAGCGCCGCGCACGCGCAGTATCGACGTGCCGGCCGGCAAACATAAAAACGCCACGGCCAAGTTCACCCGCGAGATCATCAAGCTGCGCATCAAACTGACCTGCACCCCGAAATAG
- a CDS encoding DUF899 domain-containing protein: MNVENHPVVSREEWLAARQQHLAHEKAFTRERDRLSAERRALPWVKIDKDYHFQGPNGELKLADLFGKHSQLIIYHFMFAKDWREGCQGCSFLSDHIDGANQHLAHHDVAVVAVSHAPFSEFQDFKKRMGWKFDWVSSEGCDFNYDFGVCARAADVAAGTAAYNYEKTDSAEEEMPGLSVFYRNANGEIFHTYSTYARGLDMLVGAYHYLDLTPKGRNEDEIMEWVRHHDRYEAAVKTSCCHGEQAS, translated from the coding sequence ATGAACGTCGAAAACCATCCGGTGGTATCGCGCGAAGAATGGCTCGCCGCGCGCCAGCAACACCTGGCCCACGAAAAAGCCTTCACCCGCGAACGCGACCGTCTCAGCGCCGAACGCCGCGCCCTGCCCTGGGTAAAGATCGACAAGGATTACCACTTCCAGGGCCCGAACGGCGAACTGAAGCTTGCCGACCTGTTCGGCAAGCACAGCCAGTTGATCATCTACCACTTCATGTTCGCCAAAGACTGGCGGGAAGGTTGTCAGGGTTGTTCGTTCCTCAGCGACCACATTGACGGCGCCAACCAGCATCTGGCTCATCACGATGTCGCCGTGGTGGCCGTGTCTCACGCACCGTTCAGCGAGTTTCAGGATTTCAAGAAACGTATGGGCTGGAAATTCGACTGGGTGTCGTCAGAGGGTTGCGACTTCAATTATGACTTTGGCGTCTGTGCACGCGCCGCCGACGTTGCGGCAGGAACGGCTGCCTACAACTACGAAAAGACCGACAGCGCCGAGGAAGAAATGCCCGGGTTAAGCGTGTTTTACCGCAACGCCAACGGTGAGATTTTCCATACCTATTCAACCTATGCCCGCGGCCTGGACATGCTGGTCGGCGCCTACCACTACCTTGACCTAACGCCCAAGGGACGCAATGAAGACGAGATCATGGAATGGGTGCGGCATCATGATCGTTATGAGGCCGCAGTGAAAACCAGCTGCTGCCATGGTGAACAGGCTTCGTAG
- a CDS encoding mechanosensitive ion channel family protein — translation MDIKQLWLKAQDLWGTLEQHPLLQSGLALMVLLVIALVLGRVARYLILHASRMLGRQPALHWINDFRHNKVFQRLAQMTPSLVIQFGLHLVPELSKTAMNFLGNVALAFTILFLLLAVSALLNALLDIYARTEHARTRSIKGYVQLAKMVLYVFGAIIIVATLIDRSPLLLLSGLGAMSAVILLVYKDTLLSFVASVQLTSNDMLRVGDWIEMPQVGADGDVVDITLHTVKVQNFDKTIVSIPTWRLMSESFKNWRGMQQSGGRRIKRSLFIDASGVRFIRDDEEEKLSQVHLLTDYMSRKKAELKAWNEAQGNVAAMSANRRRMTNIGTFRAYALAYLKSHPEIQPNMTCMVRQMQTTAQGIPLEIYCFTRTTVWADYERIQGDIFDYLLAVLPEFGLSLYQQPSGGDLRSGLLPAVLGASSIPEPEKHLM, via the coding sequence ATGGATATCAAACAGCTCTGGCTCAAAGCTCAGGACCTCTGGGGCACCCTTGAACAGCACCCGTTGTTGCAATCAGGGCTGGCGCTGATGGTGCTGCTGGTCATCGCCCTCGTCCTCGGACGAGTGGCGCGCTATCTGATCCTGCACGCCAGCCGCATGCTCGGGCGTCAGCCGGCGCTGCACTGGATCAACGACTTTCGTCACAACAAGGTGTTTCAGCGTCTGGCGCAGATGACGCCGTCGCTGGTGATTCAGTTCGGCCTGCATCTGGTGCCCGAGCTGAGCAAAACCGCGATGAACTTCCTTGGCAACGTGGCACTGGCGTTCACCATTCTGTTCCTGCTGCTGGCGGTCAGCGCCCTGCTCAATGCCCTGCTCGACATCTATGCGCGTACCGAACATGCACGCACGCGCTCGATCAAGGGCTACGTGCAACTGGCGAAAATGGTCTTGTACGTGTTCGGCGCGATCATCATCGTCGCCACCCTGATCGACCGCTCGCCGCTGTTGCTGCTGTCCGGTCTGGGTGCAATGTCGGCGGTGATTCTGTTGGTCTACAAGGACACCCTGCTGTCATTCGTTGCCAGCGTGCAACTGACCAGCAACGACATGCTGCGCGTCGGTGACTGGATCGAAATGCCGCAAGTCGGTGCCGACGGCGATGTGGTCGATATCACTCTGCACACGGTCAAGGTGCAGAATTTCGATAAGACCATCGTCTCGATCCCGACCTGGCGGTTGATGTCCGAGTCGTTCAAGAACTGGCGCGGCATGCAGCAATCGGGTGGGCGGCGGATCAAGCGCAGCCTGTTCATCGACGCCAGCGGCGTGCGCTTCATCCGTGACGATGAAGAAGAAAAACTCTCTCAAGTGCACCTGCTGACCGACTACATGAGCCGCAAGAAAGCCGAGCTCAAAGCCTGGAACGAGGCGCAAGGTAACGTCGCGGCAATGTCGGCCAACCGCCGGCGCATGACCAACATCGGCACCTTCCGCGCCTATGCGCTGGCGTACTTGAAGAGTCACCCGGAGATTCAGCCGAACATGACCTGCATGGTGCGGCAGATGCAGACAACCGCCCAGGGCATTCCGCTGGAAATCTACTGTTTCACCCGCACCACGGTCTGGGCCGATTACGAGCGGATTCAGGGGGATATTTTCGATTACCTGCTGGCGGTGCTGCCGGAGTTTGGCTTGAGTCTGTATCAGCAACCGAGTGGTGGGGATTTGCGTTCGGGGTTGTTGCCCGCGGTGCTGGGCGCTTCCAGCATTCCCGAGCCTGAAAAGCATCTGATGTGA
- a CDS encoding LysR family transcriptional regulator: MKAPRVTLDQWRTLQAVVDHGGFAQAAEVLHRSQSSVSYTVARMQDQLGVPLLRIDGRKAVLTEAGGVLLRRSRQLVKQASQLEDLAHHMEQGWEAEVRLVVDAAYPSARIVRALTAFMPQSRGCRVRLREEVLSGVEEVLLEGVADLAITGLSIPGYLGAELSDVEFVAVAHPDHPLHRLNRELSFQDLETQMQVVIRDSGRQQPRDVGWLGAEQRWTVGSLATAATFVSSGLGFAWLPRHMIERELKDGSLKLLPLDRGGNRNSSFYLYSNKDKPLGPATQILIELLRTFDTLPLDAPFAAPEQA, from the coding sequence ATGAAAGCGCCCCGCGTGACCCTAGATCAATGGCGAACGTTGCAGGCCGTGGTCGACCACGGCGGATTCGCCCAGGCCGCCGAGGTCTTGCACCGTTCGCAGTCGTCGGTGAGCTACACCGTGGCGCGCATGCAGGACCAGCTCGGCGTGCCGCTGCTGCGCATCGACGGCCGTAAAGCCGTGCTCACCGAAGCCGGCGGCGTGCTGCTACGCCGTTCCCGGCAACTGGTGAAACAGGCCAGCCAACTCGAAGACCTTGCTCACCACATGGAGCAAGGCTGGGAAGCCGAAGTGCGGCTGGTGGTCGACGCGGCGTACCCGAGCGCGCGTATCGTACGGGCATTGACCGCGTTCATGCCGCAGAGCCGCGGCTGCCGGGTGCGTCTGCGCGAAGAAGTATTGTCGGGCGTTGAGGAAGTCCTGCTCGAAGGCGTTGCCGACCTGGCGATCACCGGTCTGAGCATTCCCGGTTATCTGGGTGCGGAATTAAGCGACGTCGAGTTCGTCGCCGTCGCCCACCCTGATCACCCGCTGCACCGGCTCAATCGCGAGCTGAGCTTTCAGGATCTGGAGACCCAGATGCAAGTGGTGATCCGCGACTCCGGTCGCCAGCAGCCGCGCGATGTCGGCTGGCTCGGCGCCGAACAGCGCTGGACGGTCGGCAGCCTTGCCACTGCCGCAACGTTTGTCAGCAGCGGACTGGGCTTTGCCTGGCTGCCCCGGCACATGATTGAGCGGGAACTCAAGGATGGCTCGCTGAAGCTGCTACCGTTGGACAGAGGCGGCAATCGCAATTCCAGCTTCTATCTGTATTCGAACAAGGACAAACCCCTGGGCCCGGCCACGCAAATCCTTATCGAACTGCTGCGCACCTTCGATACCTTGCCGCTGGACGCCCCGTTCGCCGCCCCCGAGCAAGCCTGA
- a CDS encoding FMN-dependent NADH-azoreductase, which produces MSRVLIIESSARQQDSVSRQLTQTFIAQWKAAHPNDQITVRDLAVNPVPHLDANLLGGWMKPAQQRNEIEQASLDRSNALTDELLAADVLVMAAPMYNFAIPSTLKAWLDHVLRAGVTFKYTESGPQGLLNDKRAFVLTARGGVYAGGPADHQEPYLRQVMGFIGIHDVTFIHAEGMNLGGDFQEKGLNQANAKLSQVA; this is translated from the coding sequence ATGTCCCGCGTTCTGATCATCGAAAGCAGCGCCCGTCAGCAAGACTCGGTTTCGCGTCAACTGACCCAGACCTTCATCGCTCAGTGGAAAGCCGCGCACCCGAACGATCAGATCACCGTGCGTGACCTCGCCGTTAACCCGGTGCCGCACCTGGACGCCAACCTGCTGGGCGGCTGGATGAAGCCTGCGCAACAGCGTAACGAAATCGAACAAGCCTCGCTGGACCGCTCCAACGCCTTGACCGATGAGCTGCTGGCGGCCGATGTGCTGGTGATGGCGGCGCCGATGTACAACTTCGCTATTCCGAGCACGCTCAAGGCCTGGCTGGACCATGTGCTGCGCGCCGGGGTGACCTTCAAGTACACCGAAAGCGGTCCGCAAGGCCTGCTCAATGACAAGCGTGCCTTTGTCTTGACGGCACGTGGCGGGGTGTATGCCGGTGGTCCGGCGGATCATCAGGAACCGTACCTGCGTCAGGTCATGGGTTTCATCGGCATCCACGACGTGACGTTCATTCACGCCGAGGGCATGAACCTCGGTGGCGACTTCCAGGAGAAGGGCCTCAATCAGGCCAACGCCAAACTGTCCCAGGTCGCTTGA
- a CDS encoding DEAD/DEAH box helicase, whose product MFSQFALHERLLKAVAELKFVEPTPVQAAAIPLALQGRDLRVTAQTGSGKTAAFVLPILNRLIGPAKIRVSIKTLILLPTRELAQQTLKEVERFSQFTFIKSGLITGGEDFKVQAAMLRKVPDILIGTPGRMIEQLNAGNLDLKEVEVLVLDEADRMLDMGFAEDVQRLVDECPNRQQTMLFSATTGGSGLREMIGKVLNNPEHLQLNAVSQLNSTTRQQIITADHNQHKEQIVNWLLANETYQKAIVFTNTRAMADRIYGRLVAQEYKAFVLHGEKDQKDRKLAIDRLKQGGVKILVATDVAARGLDVDGLDLVINFDMPRSGDEYVHRIGRTGRAGNDGLAISLICHGDWNLMSSIERYLKQSFERRTIKEVKGTYGGPKKVKASGKAVGVKKKKTDAKGDKKKTAAKTPTKRKSANRPKPDSLVSSDGMAPLKRRKPAEPAAE is encoded by the coding sequence GTGTTTTCCCAATTCGCCCTGCACGAACGCCTGCTTAAAGCTGTGGCCGAGCTGAAATTTGTCGAGCCAACGCCTGTGCAAGCCGCGGCCATTCCGCTGGCGCTCCAAGGGCGTGATCTGCGGGTGACGGCGCAAACCGGTAGCGGCAAAACCGCCGCTTTCGTTCTGCCAATCCTCAATCGCCTGATCGGCCCGGCGAAGATTCGCGTCAGCATCAAGACGCTGATCCTGCTGCCGACCCGCGAACTGGCCCAGCAGACCTTGAAGGAAGTTGAACGCTTCTCGCAGTTCACCTTCATCAAATCCGGCCTGATCACCGGCGGCGAAGACTTCAAGGTCCAGGCGGCGATGCTGCGCAAAGTGCCGGACATCCTCATCGGCACTCCTGGCCGGATGATCGAGCAACTCAACGCCGGCAACCTCGACCTCAAGGAAGTCGAAGTGCTGGTGCTCGACGAAGCCGACCGCATGCTCGACATGGGTTTTGCCGAAGACGTGCAGCGTCTGGTCGATGAATGCCCGAACCGTCAGCAGACCATGCTGTTCTCCGCCACCACCGGCGGTTCCGGCCTGCGCGAGATGATCGGCAAGGTGCTGAACAACCCTGAGCACTTGCAGCTCAACGCGGTCAGCCAACTGAACTCGACCACCCGTCAGCAAATCATCACCGCCGACCACAATCAGCACAAAGAGCAGATTGTGAACTGGCTACTAGCCAACGAGACCTACCAGAAAGCGATTGTTTTCACCAATACCCGCGCCATGGCCGACCGCATCTACGGCCGCCTGGTGGCGCAGGAATACAAGGCGTTCGTGCTGCACGGCGAAAAAGACCAAAAGGATCGCAAACTGGCGATCGATCGCCTGAAGCAGGGCGGCGTGAAGATTCTGGTGGCGACCGACGTTGCGGCCCGTGGTCTGGACGTTGATGGTCTGGATCTGGTGATCAACTTCGACATGCCACGCAGCGGCGACGAATATGTGCACCGCATTGGTCGTACTGGGCGTGCCGGTAACGACGGTCTGGCGATCTCGCTGATCTGCCACGGCGACTGGAACCTGATGTCGAGCATCGAGCGCTATCTGAAGCAGAGCTTCGAGCGCCGCACCATCAAGGAAGTCAAAGGCACCTACGGCGGGCCGAAAAAGGTCAAGGCCTCGGGCAAGGCTGTTGGCGTGAAAAAGAAAAAGACTGACGCCAAGGGCGACAAGAAGAAAACCGCGGCCAAGACGCCAACCAAGCGCAAGAGCGCCAACCGGCCAAAACCGGATTCACTGGTGAGCAGCGACGGCATGGCCCCGCTCAAGCGCCGCAAGCCGGCAGAGCCTGCGGCTGAATAA
- a CDS encoding alpha/beta fold hydrolase, which translates to MAFFEHDGCNLHYEEYGHGAPLLLVHGLGSSTLDWEMQIPALAAHYRVIVPDIRGHGRSDKPRERYSIAGFSADLLALIDYLNLGPVHYVGLSMGGMIGFQLGVDQPQALKSLTIVNSAPQVKLRSRDDYWQWFKRWSLMRLLSLETIGKALGSKLFPKPEQADLRRKMAERWATNDKRAYLASFDAIVGWGVQERLSRVTCPTLIVSADRDYTPVALKETYVKLLPNARLVVIADSRHATPLDQPERFNHTLLEFLAAADIQSQDH; encoded by the coding sequence ATGGCCTTTTTCGAGCACGATGGTTGCAACCTGCATTACGAAGAATATGGCCACGGCGCCCCGTTATTGCTGGTCCACGGGCTTGGTTCGAGCACGCTGGACTGGGAGATGCAGATCCCGGCACTGGCCGCGCATTACCGGGTGATCGTCCCGGATATTCGCGGTCACGGCCGCTCGGACAAGCCGCGCGAGCGTTACAGCATCGCCGGTTTCAGCGCCGACCTGCTCGCGCTGATCGATTATCTCAACCTCGGCCCGGTGCACTATGTCGGCCTGTCGATGGGCGGGATGATTGGCTTCCAGCTCGGCGTCGATCAGCCGCAGGCACTGAAAAGCCTGACCATCGTCAACAGCGCACCACAGGTCAAACTGCGCAGCCGCGACGATTACTGGCAATGGTTCAAGCGCTGGAGCCTGATGCGCCTGCTCAGCCTGGAAACCATTGGCAAAGCCCTCGGCAGCAAGCTTTTTCCCAAGCCGGAACAGGCCGACCTGCGACGAAAAATGGCCGAACGCTGGGCAACAAACGACAAACGTGCTTATCTCGCCAGCTTCGATGCGATTGTGGGTTGGGGGGTTCAGGAACGACTTTCCCGAGTGACCTGTCCAACCCTCATCGTCAGCGCCGACCGCGACTACACGCCTGTGGCGCTGAAAGAAACCTATGTAAAACTGCTACCGAATGCGCGGCTGGTGGTGATCGCCGACTCGCGCCACGCCACCCCGCTCGATCAACCCGAACGCTTCAACCACACGCTGCTGGAGTTTCTCGCCGCAGCCGATATTCAATCTCAGGATCACTGA
- a CDS encoding DUF6088 family protein: protein MKLEDRMSRSIKQRAGIVVLRSEFSSMGSDSQVGRVLARFVANGMLVRVSKGAFAKARINQYTGKPTPAGTLEKIATELFRKLNITIAPSSLVAEYNSGRTTQIPMGTVVNTGSRRISRKVTVGDNAVVYENSSRTAAG, encoded by the coding sequence ATGAAACTCGAAGACCGCATGAGCCGTTCAATCAAGCAGCGTGCGGGCATCGTCGTGTTGCGCTCGGAGTTTTCAAGCATGGGTAGCGATTCGCAGGTCGGCCGTGTTTTGGCGCGGTTTGTTGCGAACGGTATGCTTGTGCGTGTGAGTAAAGGCGCATTTGCGAAAGCGCGTATTAATCAGTACACGGGCAAACCAACGCCCGCAGGCACTCTGGAAAAAATTGCTACTGAGCTTTTCCGCAAGCTCAATATTACGATCGCGCCCAGTAGCCTTGTTGCTGAGTACAACAGCGGTAGAACGACGCAAATCCCTATGGGTACGGTTGTCAATACCGGAAGTCGACGTATTTCTCGTAAAGTGACGGTAGGGGACAACGCTGTAGTTTATGAAAACTCTTCCAGAACCGCTGCGGGTTAG
- a CDS encoding Fic/DOC family protein → MSDKYGVDQAPDCYPGTNVLINLLGLRNADDLDEAERYLNEVAAMKLEFVLPPYSLTTLKNVHHTLFEKIYAWAGETRTLALSKGMTRFCSPEFIEREVAKEFLGMADAGWFEGYSRDRLVSSVAESYGNINVAHPFRDGNGRTQRVVFEYIIFNVGYLVDWHSVDREGWIEACIQSFYGADQPLADIFDQCIGASLIENEF, encoded by the coding sequence TTGAGCGACAAATACGGTGTCGACCAAGCCCCGGATTGTTACCCGGGCACCAATGTTCTTATCAATCTGCTCGGCCTGCGAAATGCGGACGATCTCGATGAAGCAGAACGCTACCTTAACGAGGTAGCGGCGATGAAACTTGAGTTCGTCCTACCGCCCTATAGCCTGACAACCCTCAAAAACGTCCACCATACGCTATTCGAAAAAATCTACGCCTGGGCCGGTGAAACACGCACTCTGGCTCTCAGTAAAGGCATGACACGGTTCTGCAGCCCTGAGTTTATTGAGCGCGAAGTCGCCAAGGAATTTCTTGGAATGGCTGATGCAGGCTGGTTCGAGGGTTACTCTCGCGATCGATTGGTTTCATCGGTGGCTGAATCCTACGGAAACATCAATGTTGCCCATCCCTTCCGAGATGGCAACGGTCGTACGCAACGAGTCGTTTTCGAATATATTATTTTCAACGTTGGCTACTTGGTCGATTGGCACTCCGTGGACCGTGAGGGATGGATTGAAGCATGCATTCAATCCTTTTACGGCGCGGACCAACCTCTTGCCGATATCTTTGATCAATGCATCGGCGCATCACTGATTGAAAACGAATTCTGA
- a CDS encoding YhfG family protein: protein MEKLSLETKKTWFAKHRRANFAASLRLEGFAPSPCEGEIKLPDREAALRAVRHLKA, encoded by the coding sequence ATGGAAAAGCTGAGCCTGGAGACCAAGAAAACGTGGTTTGCAAAGCATCGAAGAGCCAATTTCGCGGCCAGCTTGCGCCTGGAAGGTTTTGCTCCGTCACCTTGCGAAGGTGAGATCAAGCTTCCGGACAGAGAAGCTGCATTGCGAGCCGTTCGGCACTTGAAAGCTTGA
- a CDS encoding peptidylprolyl isomerase: protein MLKKLALAAGTVLFAANLMAATPAKAPHVLLDTTNGQIEIELDPVKAPISTKNFLEYVDSGFYTNTIFHRVIPGFMAQGGGFTQQMQQKDTKAPIKNEASNGLHNVRGTLSMARTSNPDSATSQFFINVADNAFLDPGRDAGYAVFAKVVKGMDVVDVIVNSQTTTKQGMQNVPVDPVIIKSAKRID, encoded by the coding sequence ATGCTGAAAAAACTCGCCCTCGCCGCTGGTACCGTGCTGTTTGCCGCCAACCTGATGGCTGCCACCCCAGCCAAGGCGCCCCATGTTTTGCTCGACACCACCAACGGCCAGATCGAAATCGAACTGGACCCGGTCAAGGCACCGATCAGCACCAAGAACTTTCTTGAGTACGTCGACAGCGGCTTTTACACCAACACGATTTTCCACCGCGTGATCCCGGGTTTCATGGCCCAGGGCGGCGGCTTCACTCAACAGATGCAACAAAAAGACACCAAGGCGCCGATCAAGAACGAAGCCAGCAACGGCCTGCACAACGTTCGCGGCACCCTGTCGATGGCGCGTACCTCCAACCCGGATTCGGCCACCAGCCAGTTCTTCATCAATGTGGCTGACAACGCGTTCCTCGATCCAGGCCGTGATGCCGGTTACGCGGTGTTCGCCAAAGTGGTCAAGGGCATGGACGTGGTCGATGTCATCGTCAATTCGCAAACCACTACCAAACAAGGCATGCAAAACGTGCCTGTCGACCCTGTGATCATCAAGTCGGCCAAGCGCATCGACTGA